TTCATGGAAATAACATTGGTCTATCTAATAGGAAAATAAAATGACTAGGAATGATAATTGTTAATTGCTTTATAGCTTTAGGATATCCAACCTCATTATCCAGAAGAAAGTGGTTTGGGACATCATATACACTAGAGGTGAGCACAATTTCACCAAAAGATGTGTACCAATTATTAACCAGCATAAGGTACTACAAACCAAATAATATGTCTATTTTTGAGTCACACATGTGAACATTCCTATCAATTGGATCTAGGTTGGAAAATGAAAACCTTCTCAACTTGAAGAATTAAAATAAGCAAAACATTTTCAGGGCTGGATTGAATTATACTTCATCGCCTTACATTGATCAATTTTATGGATCCATATTCAATTGAACCGACCAGGAAACAAAGCTAACTAAATAGACAATAATGAATAAATTGATATGTCCTCTAATCCTTGCTATAAGTATACTTGCATTTATCTGTGCTTCACCAAAATCATTTTCGCAGAATAATATTAAATTTGCCGATTCCCTCTTTTCTGTAGAGCGTTATAATGAAGCAATAACCGCTTATCATCAAATCATCTATCGAGATCCACCCGAGATCACTAAAGCGTATGCATATTTCAGAATTAGTATCGCAGCGTATTATCTAGATAGTATTCAAAAATCAATCACTAATATAGAACTCGCTCAAAAGACCCTTGTTAATTGTAACGCTCCAGATACTGTCCTATTATTTGAAATATTGGAAAATCAAGGAGCCCTCTACAATGCAGTATCAAGAATTAATGATGCATACCGAGTATTTAAACTGGCAACAGAATATTTACCCTATTTACCCTCTGAAAAGTCGGATCTTAAATCTGAATATTACAATAATTATGCCTTTAACTTAGACAAAAAAGGGGAATATATTAAAGCAATTAATTGTTACAATAAAGCCATAGAAATTGACTCTAACATTTTTGGATATAATCATGAATATGTAGCTCTAAGTTTAATTAACATTGGCCACGTGCAAAACCGGTTGGGTAATTATGATGAAGCCATCAACCATTTCCTTAAAGCACTAGAAATCTACGAAGCTCTAGATCCGATACCACAACAAGAACTGGCAGAAACCTACAATCACATTGGCGCAACCTATACCGAAGTAAATGATCATAATAAAGCCATAGAATACTACAAAGGAGCCCTAGGAATACTCCTATATAACCATATCAAAGATGATAAATTAATTGCCAATTTATATAACAACTTAGGCATTAGCAACTACAAAATAGGAAACCTGGTCAGTGCAGAACAGTATTTTAATCAATCGTTGCGCATTACAGGTTCTAAAATAAATCAAAATATGAAATCAGAGAGGGCCATTTCCTACCATCAATTAGGCATCCTCTATTTCGATAAAAGTGATTATGATTTGTCACGAAAATACATCAATAAAGCTATCAAGATATTCACTGAAGAAGGAAGTTACAGATCAAAAGATATATCCTCATGTTATCAAACATTGGGAGAAATAGCCACCAATCTAACAGACTTTCAAAACACAATAAAGTATCTCAATCTTGCTTTAAAGATTATAGGCCAAGAGTTTGGAGACCATACCAGCACAGGTGATATCTATTACCGGCTAGGCAATACGTACTTAACATTAGGTGACTATTCAAATTCCCTAAGCGCATATAGGTCAGGCCTAGAAATCTATGATCGATTAGACTCCCTGATGAATAACAATAATGTATTAAACAATAACCTAAATAAAGCAAAACTATGCCACGGTATCGCAAAGTCCTTGGAATTTAATAATAAAATTAACAATTCGGAAGCTGAAGAATATTTTATCAATGCTATTAAATATGCCCAAGAATTAGAACCAGGTAATAACATATTAGACATTTCCGAAAAACAATTATCCATCAAGGATATATTCAAAGATTATATTAATTTGCTTCTAAAGAATAGCAATATTTCGAATGAAGAGGATGCGAAGAAACTATTAAGCAACATTGAAATATTTAAAAACATAATCCTTACACAATTAGAAAATAAATATCTATTAAATAACAACAAGTATTACCAAACACTCAGTTATAGCATTGAAAATAAAAGGGCTAAACTTGCCAATGAAATCCTTTCTGACAGCCTAAGACAACAACTAGCGACGGAGATAACGGAACTCAATATAAAATTAGATTCAATTAATAAGACAACACAAATCTCAGTTATTAATCACACATCTAATAGCCTTTTTTTAGAAAACCAATATAGCAAATTAACTATCCTTGACTTCTTTGTGACGGACAGTTCGGTTCTGGCCATTAAAGCAAATACAGGACAGATAGAATACTATCATCTAAACTTGCCAAATCTCAAAAATCAAGTTATTTCTTACTTTAATTGTCTAAAATCCAGGAACAATTGCGCGAAACAAGACATTATAAACAAAAGTGCTCAGATATACCAACAACTGAAACCAATTTTCGACGGGATAACAATCGGGAGTAAGATAATAGTTCTTCCAGACGAGTACCTCTATTATTTACCATTTGAATCCTTGATTAAAAATAATAGCGACGTATCGAATTTTTCTGAATCTCAATTTCTAATAGCTGATTTCACCTTCCAATATGAATTTTCACTAAATAATAACACGAATATTAAAACTATTGAAAATAATTATTTGGGAATAGCACCAAAATTTAATGGCGTTCTTAACTTGATCTACAATACACAAGAAATAGAAGAAGCTGCTAAAAGCTTCAGCGACGCCATAAGGATCAATTCCAACACCGATGTTAAACATCAATTTATAGAAAACTATCCCAAATTTGGCGTCATCCATTTTGCGACTCATGCCGAAGCTAGTGACGCTGAGTTCACCCAATCAAAAATACTTTTAGATGATCCCGTACAAAATAAAACAATTAGCAATTCGATAAGCTTTGGAGAATTGTCACAATTGGATTTGAGGCACAAGCTGGTTATACTCAGCGGTTGCCAGACTGGGTATAGTAATGTATTTAAAGCGCAAGGACTCATGTCATTGGGAAAATCTCTCCGAATGGCAGGCTGTCAAAATCATATTGCTACTTTATGGAATCTCGACGACCATGTTGCCCTTGAACTTTCCAATCGCCTATTTATTAACATGCACCACGGAAATGATGCTACTCAATCGCTGCATCAAGCCAAGCTAGAATATCTTAATAGCAACATTAATGATGATTATAAAAATCCTTATTACTGGGCTAATTTTAAAATTTATGGAAATTCTATAATAGAGAAAAATACAAATATTTTATTTATCCCATTTATTATATTCATAGTAACTATATTATTTTTTACTTATCTATTAAAATATAAAATCATTCTAATCCAAAAGAAGCAAAAGAAACTCTAAAAACCTAACCAAAATAATTAACTATTCAAACCATCTTCTTCTAAATAATTTAACAAAGTTAAATCTTTGTGTATTTGATTTCCTCTGGGACACTACTTCCGCTTCAATCTACTAACCCAGTACTTAATCGCAGGTATAATTTTCTTATAATCCATATCTTCCCTTATATCCGATGGATTTAAAGCACAATTTTGATAATCCGTTTCCAAATTTATCTTAAGAAAATCAAGATAATGAATTATCGCTAGAATTTGGGTTTCATTGAGCAAGCAAAATTTATTTTTACTTTCCAAAGTATCCAATTTATAACTCAAAGTGAAAAGTGCCGTATCATGATTACTGATAATATCATAGATCATAAATTGAGGTAAATGGAATCGCATTCCTTCTGCATCAAAAAAAGACAATGAACTTGAGCGATCTTGAATATTAGAAAATGAAATATTTGACCAGTTATATTTTTCATCTTTTAATCGCAATTGTAATTGTTCACTTCTTGGCAAATAATCATCTATACCCATAGCTTCATACAAACCAACACCATTTCCTAATTTGACACCTTTGAATGCCAATTTAATTTCCGAAATTAACTTCTCCCGAATCAAAGCTTTCACACAATAATAATTTTTGGAATGTTTATTTTCTACAAATTATCACTAGGCTTATTTCATCTACCTACTTACTTATTGTCTAACAAGTATGCGGAGAGAAAAGGAATCGAACCCTCAACCAGAAAGGTTGGCACGGTTTTCAAGACCGCTTAAGCACCATTGCTTGCTTCTCTCCCAATTTAAAGTTAAAGCTAAGACTTGATTAGATTCATTAACTTATAACTTATAGTTTTTCATCTATCTTCTGCGGAGGGCGAGAGAATCGAACTCTCACCGCAATTATGCGGAACAACTTAGCAGATTGCCCCAACAAACCAATATTTGGCTGCCTTCCAGGTTGAATAATTCTAATTCTATTGAACAATTTACACGGAATAAATATATAAATTTTCTAACATTATCATGTTGATTAGCGGAAAACGAATAATTGAAGATATCAAGTTTCAATGGGGTGCATCCCAAAATGTCGATTAGGCTCTATGACACAAATCTATCTAAGATTTTTGTCATGTACTAATAGAATTTTTAATTCCTAAATTATTGCAAATAAATACAAAGTAATCGCACGGCCAAGGCATACTTCACTAATTTGCCAAATAATAGGAAACCTACTTTATCGACTTACTTTTATTTTGACCCTCCATTAAGTCAATAAATTCTTTATAGTTAAATTTAGCTATATAGGCTGAATCATTTTTAATCAATTGTAACAATTGTTTTGCTTTTTCAATGTCTTTTACACCCAGATATGATATACCAGCATAGAACAGATCTAATGTGTCTCCAGAGCGTCGAAATTCATTTTCCAACAATTGTGAAGATCGCGTGTAATCCTTTTGTTCGTAAGTACGATAGGCTGATTGCCTTTCTGTATTTTCTTCAATATTTTGATTTGACCTAACCGAACTGAAAGGTGGAGGTGGAGGCAAAAAGTATTGTGCATAAATGCTATCCTGGCTGCCTAAAGTTAACCTGTCCTTAACAATCTTGCCTGTGACTAGCAGGCCTAGGAGAGATGCTGCTACAAGTAAATATTTATACGATGAAAGTTTCAATACCTTTTTCTCTGTTACAGGTTTTTGAGCAGTTTCCAACTCTCTGTCTATGTCCTGCAAACTCTTCTTCATGTCTGCCAATCCCTTAACCCGGATGGCATACTCCATGGTCTGTAGGTATACAATCTCTTCTCTCAACGATGAATCATCTTCATACTTACTTTCAATGTCTTGAAAATCCAGGTTTCCTTCAATATAGCTGTCGTATAAATCAATTGTACTTTTTCTAACTTCCATAGTTTCTTTACATCTTAGTGTAAGTCAAACATCTTTTGTAACCTCTTGATGCATTTATATTTCAGATTCTTGACTGTTTCGCTATTCTTATAGCCCAAAAGATCTCCGATCGATGTCATATCCATTTTTTCAAAATAATAAAGCTGCAATATGGATCTACATGGATCTCCAATTGTATTTAAATGCATATACATCTGGCTGATATTGCTCTCAAGCTCCTCCTTATATTCAACCTCATCCTCTAATATTATGTCTACCATGAAGTTGTCATCCTTCACGAGTATCTTCTTTTTGTCCCGAAAGTACTCATACACTCGAAATCTGCATATTCCAAATAAATAAGTCTTAATATTACTTTCAAGTGACACAATTTTACCTTGCAATACATTATTATACAATATAATGATAGCATCCTGATAGATCTCTTTTGCATCATCGCCTTGAAGTCCAAATGTATTGTTGATCCACGATACTGCTTCATTACGTGTTCTGGTATAAAGAGTAGCTAATGCTTTATTCGGTTCTGATTTGATGTGGGCAATCCAGTCTATCTTGCTACTTTCCAACTCCATTGGGCATTGTATCTGTATGAATAATAGTCGACAATCATTCGGTTATTCACTAAAATAAGGCTAATAAGTTATAATTGTTGACCTCTTTAAAAATAATTTTCACTGCTATCAATGAACGCCGACAAAAAGATTTGACTCATTATCAGTTCAGTATGATCCGAGTTGAATCTTAAACAACAAGGTCAATCAATTGACTTCTGTCCCCAATCGATGAAAACGAGACCTCCTTTCACTCTTTTAATGATGGAATGGAATCAACAATTTGTATCTTGGTTTCATGTTTTAAAATGCATGTTATGTTATAAAGTCAACATTTCTCAAAGCTGTCCTACATGCCCTCCTCTATTTGACCCTTCCATTTCTCCAAAATCTGCTACCTTAGGTGACAAGATGAACAACAAAATCCATCACCTGATCGCACTTCTCCTGCTCTGGGCAACCACCGGCTTTTCCCAGGACTGGACCATAACCCTGACTCCCAAAATGACGGGGAATGGCCAGATCAAGAAGTTTTTTGTACTCGACTCGAGCAAAAATGTACTGGCTACCAGGGAAATTTCCGGGGACCAGGGAGCGAAGCCCTACACCTGGACGATCGAACAGCCCTACCGCAAAGGGACCACCATCTACCTGCTCCAGCACCGGGATCGAAGCCTTGAATACCAGCTCAACGCCTACTTCAACATGGCTCCCCAGATCACGCTGCAGGATCCCGCCGAACACGACCTCGTCGTGGAAGAAGCAGACTTATTCGACACCATGATCGAAATTGATAGTGTGTATGCGGTCAATGACTTCCTTTACAATGTCACCACCGCCGGCAACAATGAACACTATAAGCTGAAGCGCCACAAACTGCAAATCTACTTTCAGCGGAATCTGAAACTGGACTATTGTTTTTACCTGCGGGTGAACAACAGCAACCGGTATCAATACTTCTATCTGAACGCCAGTGCGCCCAAGGCAAAAAAGATTAAAACATCCGTCAATGCCCTCAGCGGATACCTGGAAAGCTGTACGGTCTTCCACTATGATTCAACCATCAAGCTGGGGCAAATCCGTGCTACCAACGAATCGACCGGCCACGAATGTTTCTTCTACGATGTTCCCCGCCTGCAAAACGATTCTTCCGTGACCTTTTTTATTCCCCGGGGCTACCGCTGGAAAAACAACTACCTGCAGCTGGAAAGCAACCAGAATGAGTTTAAGGATGGCGGAGGTACCAGCTATTCGTATTTTAAAACACTGACCGACTGGAAAGACTTTATTCCTTCCTACTGGTATTTCCATCAGAAGCCATCAGAAGGCTGGACGCGGGAGACGCTTCCCGAAAACGGATATACCCGGGAGATCGACATCAGTGAACAAGGCTATCTATTGCAGACCTCCTTCACCGGTGTTAACATTGCCTATCTGAATACCCATTTCCTGTTTGACCAGCAAGGCGAGAAGGTTAAGAGACTGGGCAATCTGGAGCAGGAACCCTTACCCAAACAACTGGTACGTTATCTGGTGGACAATTCGCATATCAGGATGTATTCCAATGAGGGCCTGATCTTCAGCCAGGACTTCGGAACCTTGTCAACCGCATTTCTGACGGATGAAGGATACCAGCTTTCGCGCCAAATGCCCAATCTGGTTTTCACCCGGCGTAACCAGCCAAAGATGCGGGTGTATATGCAAACCGTGATCGAGCCGGCCGGGCAGCTGAAAGAATTTATCTACACGACACAGTAATACCCAGGATGGATGTTCAATCCAACAAACGTATCCTGTGTATTGCGGAGGGAAAGCTTTTCTTAACCGACCGGCAAAGCATCCCCTTTTCCCAGACCAATCTTC
The Lewinellaceae bacterium DNA segment above includes these coding regions:
- a CDS encoding sigma-70 family RNA polymerase sigma factor, with amino-acid sequence MELESSKIDWIAHIKSEPNKALATLYTRTRNEAVSWINNTFGLQGDDAKEIYQDAIIILYNNVLQGKIVSLESNIKTYLFGICRFRVYEYFRDKKKILVKDDNFMVDIILEDEVEYKEELESNISQMYMHLNTIGDPCRSILQLYYFEKMDMTSIGDLLGYKNSETVKNLKYKCIKRLQKMFDLH
- a CDS encoding CHAT domain-containing protein: MNKLICPLILAISILAFICASPKSFSQNNIKFADSLFSVERYNEAITAYHQIIYRDPPEITKAYAYFRISIAAYYLDSIQKSITNIELAQKTLVNCNAPDTVLLFEILENQGALYNAVSRINDAYRVFKLATEYLPYLPSEKSDLKSEYYNNYAFNLDKKGEYIKAINCYNKAIEIDSNIFGYNHEYVALSLINIGHVQNRLGNYDEAINHFLKALEIYEALDPIPQQELAETYNHIGATYTEVNDHNKAIEYYKGALGILLYNHIKDDKLIANLYNNLGISNYKIGNLVSAEQYFNQSLRITGSKINQNMKSERAISYHQLGILYFDKSDYDLSRKYINKAIKIFTEEGSYRSKDISSCYQTLGEIATNLTDFQNTIKYLNLALKIIGQEFGDHTSTGDIYYRLGNTYLTLGDYSNSLSAYRSGLEIYDRLDSLMNNNNVLNNNLNKAKLCHGIAKSLEFNNKINNSEAEEYFINAIKYAQELEPGNNILDISEKQLSIKDIFKDYINLLLKNSNISNEEDAKKLLSNIEIFKNIILTQLENKYLLNNNKYYQTLSYSIENKRAKLANEILSDSLRQQLATEITELNIKLDSINKTTQISVINHTSNSLFLENQYSKLTILDFFVTDSSVLAIKANTGQIEYYHLNLPNLKNQVISYFNCLKSRNNCAKQDIINKSAQIYQQLKPIFDGITIGSKIIVLPDEYLYYLPFESLIKNNSDVSNFSESQFLIADFTFQYEFSLNNNTNIKTIENNYLGIAPKFNGVLNLIYNTQEIEEAAKSFSDAIRINSNTDVKHQFIENYPKFGVIHFATHAEASDAEFTQSKILLDDPVQNKTISNSISFGELSQLDLRHKLVILSGCQTGYSNVFKAQGLMSLGKSLRMAGCQNHIATLWNLDDHVALELSNRLFINMHHGNDATQSLHQAKLEYLNSNINDDYKNPYYWANFKIYGNSIIEKNTNILFIPFIIFIVTILFFTYLLKYKIILIQKKQKKL